The following proteins are encoded in a genomic region of Reichenbachiella sp.:
- a CDS encoding DUF5777 family beta-barrel protein gives MSLLAEEEKDQEVEATFKSTRLISGQTTEMRSAGILDFVISHRFGTVNQGIEQFYGLDDAYIRLGLDYGVTDRLNVGIGRSSFQKVVDGSIKYKILIQQTGKKSVPVSLVAFTSLAIKTGDGAFSDPTIDHPFSDRLYSTFQLLVSRKMNTNLSLQFMPTFIHRNLVPSGEYPNDVIALGVGGRYKISKRVAINAEWFPQVTEKGPEVTNALSFGVDIETGGHVFQIHLTNSRSMIEQGFISETTGSWSDGDIHIGFNISRVFDLTPNK, from the coding sequence ATGTCATTATTAGCTGAGGAAGAAAAGGATCAAGAAGTAGAGGCTACCTTCAAAAGTACAAGGTTGATTAGCGGACAAACCACGGAGATGCGATCGGCCGGGATATTGGATTTTGTAATTTCTCACCGATTCGGCACAGTCAATCAAGGCATTGAGCAGTTTTATGGACTAGACGATGCCTACATTCGTTTGGGTTTAGATTACGGGGTTACCGATCGGTTAAATGTGGGTATTGGCCGTTCGTCATTTCAGAAAGTTGTAGATGGTTCGATAAAGTATAAAATATTGATTCAACAGACTGGTAAGAAGTCTGTTCCAGTTTCCTTAGTGGCTTTCACAAGTTTGGCCATTAAGACTGGCGACGGCGCGTTCAGTGACCCGACTATAGATCACCCATTTAGCGATCGTTTGTATTCTACCTTCCAACTGTTGGTTTCTCGGAAGATGAATACCAATCTGTCTCTTCAATTTATGCCCACTTTCATTCATCGGAATTTAGTACCATCTGGAGAGTACCCCAATGATGTAATTGCATTAGGCGTTGGCGGCCGATACAAGATCAGCAAACGAGTAGCTATCAATGCAGAATGGTTCCCTCAAGTAACAGAGAAAGGACCGGAGGTGACTAATGCCTTATCATTTGGTGTAGATATTGAAACCGGTGGACACGTTTTCCAAATACACCTGACCAACTCAAGATCCATGATCGAACAGGGCTTCATATCAGAAACCACTGGTAGCTGGTCTGATGGTGATATTCATATTGGTTTTAATATTTCTAGAGTTTTTGATTTAACACCTAATAAGTAG
- a CDS encoding YceI family protein encodes MKKPIVLFVFLLCGFSTIAQKYISDQSRVHFYSSAPVEDIEAVNNQAKSAIDLSNGGFAFSVPSNQFQFKKSLMQEHFNESYMESEKYPKTTFTGKVKNWVLFEGEREVMASGDLTIHGVTKYVEVPAKLNIQNDQLIVDSVFPVALAEYKIKIPKALFYNIADTVEVTVHFEYKPLTK; translated from the coding sequence ATGAAAAAGCCAATCGTATTATTTGTATTTCTTCTTTGTGGGTTTTCAACTATTGCTCAGAAGTATATAAGTGATCAAAGTCGCGTACATTTCTATTCCAGCGCACCTGTAGAAGATATTGAAGCCGTTAATAATCAAGCCAAAAGTGCCATCGATTTGTCCAACGGTGGATTTGCCTTTTCTGTACCGAGTAATCAGTTCCAGTTCAAAAAATCATTGATGCAAGAGCATTTCAATGAAAGCTATATGGAGTCAGAGAAATATCCAAAAACCACCTTTACTGGCAAGGTGAAAAATTGGGTGCTGTTTGAGGGAGAACGAGAGGTAATGGCTTCAGGTGATTTGACTATTCATGGCGTAACAAAGTATGTGGAGGTTCCAGCCAAACTAAATATTCAAAATGATCAATTGATCGTGGATAGCGTGTTTCCAGTGGCGCTGGCCGAATATAAAATCAAAATTCCTAAGGCACTGTTTTACAATATCGCAGATACCGTAGAAGTCACTGTTCATTTTGAATACAAACCATTAACCAAATAA
- a CDS encoding SprB repeat-containing protein: protein MRIGIFTLIVIVCFACSDNQEVDCNLSDLELTVSGNENADCNEGASITLEAIGGEGPYLFRFDGSPFQDLTEFNGVSLGGPFLAEVKDANGCEATLEVIVSGDENTVSFSASTAVAGCGSANGSIGVTASGGDGSYQYRLENGAFGSITSFSGLESGTYQVSVKDGTGCINVKGIKVLSGISYENSVESIIIGSCATTDCHVSGTGRVNLTVFDNVQKNAESIKTRVLNGSMPKDDVLTDAEIEAIVCWVDDGALNN, encoded by the coding sequence ATGAGAATTGGAATTTTTACATTGATAGTAATTGTATGCTTTGCTTGTTCTGACAATCAAGAGGTTGATTGCAATCTTTCTGATTTGGAATTGACTGTTTCAGGTAATGAAAATGCAGATTGTAACGAAGGAGCCAGCATAACTCTGGAAGCTATTGGAGGAGAAGGACCTTATTTATTTCGATTTGATGGTTCTCCATTTCAGGATTTAACAGAGTTTAATGGCGTATCGCTAGGCGGTCCATTTTTGGCTGAGGTAAAAGATGCCAATGGTTGTGAAGCCACTTTAGAAGTCATTGTCTCAGGTGATGAAAATACGGTTTCATTTAGTGCATCTACAGCTGTGGCAGGATGTGGTTCAGCAAACGGGTCTATAGGCGTTACTGCTTCGGGAGGTGATGGAAGTTATCAGTATCGGTTAGAAAATGGTGCGTTTGGATCTATTACTTCGTTTTCTGGGCTAGAATCGGGCACCTATCAAGTAAGCGTGAAGGATGGGACGGGTTGTATCAATGTGAAAGGCATCAAAGTCTTGTCTGGTATTAGTTATGAAAATAGTGTGGAGTCAATCATTATCGGTAGCTGTGCTACCACAGATTGTCACGTGAGCGGCACAGGTAGAGTGAATTTGACAGTATTCGATAATGTTCAAAAAAATGCTGAGTCAATCAAAACTAGGGTGCTCAATGGTAGCATGCCGAAAGATGATGTGTTGACAGATGCAGAAATCGAAGCTATTGTTTGTTGGGTGGATGATGGCGCTCTAAACAATTAA
- a CDS encoding DUF819 domain-containing protein codes for MNESTAMITNDAVVFGLLMILLGIVFKTNASSHPFWKKFYGIFPSVLVCYFLPSVFNSMGIIDGNNSKLYFVASRYMLPAALVLLTLSTNFKEIKKLGSKAIIMFLTGTVGIVIGGPIALLVMGWIAPDVIGASAEDVWRGMTTVAGSWIGGSANQAAMKEVFEVGDVIFSKMVTVDILVANVWMAVILIGAGKSKMVDKIFKADSSAIDDVKHRIEAYSASIAKMPTLTDFMTILAIGSGATGIAHLLSDIIAPFLATNYPELATYSLTSGFFWIVVIATAIGLSLSFTKYRNLEGVGSTRVGSAFIYVIIATIGMHMDVMAIFESPGLFLVGIIWMLVHVILLLGVAKLIRAPFFFVAVGSQANVGGAASAPVVAAAFHPSLAPVGVLLAVLGYTLGTYAAYICGLLMQAASVN; via the coding sequence ATGAACGAATCTACAGCTATGATTACCAACGATGCGGTGGTCTTTGGACTCCTAATGATTTTATTGGGAATTGTATTCAAAACTAACGCTTCATCTCATCCTTTTTGGAAGAAGTTTTATGGAATTTTCCCATCTGTACTGGTGTGTTATTTTCTGCCCTCAGTATTCAATTCCATGGGTATTATAGATGGCAATAATTCTAAACTGTATTTTGTGGCATCCAGATATATGTTACCTGCAGCTTTAGTATTGCTAACCCTTAGTACCAATTTCAAGGAGATAAAAAAACTGGGCTCAAAAGCTATCATCATGTTCCTTACTGGGACCGTTGGTATTGTGATAGGAGGTCCAATTGCATTATTGGTGATGGGCTGGATTGCTCCGGATGTGATAGGTGCAAGCGCAGAAGATGTTTGGCGTGGCATGACGACCGTAGCTGGAAGTTGGATTGGTGGTAGTGCTAATCAGGCTGCCATGAAGGAAGTATTTGAGGTCGGTGATGTCATCTTCTCTAAAATGGTAACGGTAGATATTTTAGTCGCGAATGTATGGATGGCTGTTATCCTGATCGGTGCTGGGAAGTCAAAAATGGTTGATAAAATATTTAAAGCCGATTCGTCAGCTATCGATGATGTAAAGCATAGAATAGAAGCTTACAGTGCAAGTATTGCGAAGATGCCTACGTTAACAGACTTTATGACCATTTTGGCGATCGGTTCGGGTGCCACAGGAATTGCTCATTTGCTGAGCGATATCATTGCACCATTCTTAGCTACTAACTATCCTGAACTGGCCACATATAGTCTGACTAGTGGATTCTTTTGGATCGTTGTAATTGCAACCGCAATAGGACTCAGCCTTTCTTTTACCAAATATAGGAATTTGGAAGGGGTAGGATCTACTCGTGTAGGCAGCGCGTTTATCTATGTGATTATTGCTACTATTGGGATGCACATGGATGTGATGGCAATTTTTGAATCTCCAGGATTGTTTTTGGTTGGGATCATCTGGATGTTGGTTCATGTGATTTTACTTCTAGGCGTAGCTAAGTTGATCAGAGCACCATTCTTCTTCGTAGCTGTAGGAAGTCAGGCGAATGTAGGTGGAGCTGCCTCAGCACCAGTGGTGGCAGCCGCTTTTCATCCGTCGTTAGCTCCAGTGGGTGTCTTGTTGGCTGTATTAGGTTATACCTTGGGCACCTATGCAGCTTATATTTGTGGCCTTTTGATGCAGGCAGCTTCTGTAAATTAA
- a CDS encoding CoA pyrophosphatase, with translation MIDSSNWQTFKTALKTALKAEPLGIEAQKEMAPLPDVSQRFDRDSAKKARQSAVMILLYQKNDKVQFPLIVRPQYPGVHSGQVALPGGKYEEDDKDLIYTALRETQEEIGVSMDDVEVIGQLSELFVPPSNFNILPVVGVLSKIPRFVLEEKEVEELVIADVNVLNDETKRKQKQMTFYSGINVEVPYFDIEDKVVWGATAMILSEFATIINNINSIK, from the coding sequence TTGATTGATAGTAGTAACTGGCAGACATTTAAAACAGCACTAAAAACCGCGCTGAAAGCCGAACCTTTGGGGATCGAAGCACAGAAAGAGATGGCTCCACTACCAGATGTCTCACAACGGTTCGATAGAGATAGCGCCAAGAAGGCACGCCAGAGTGCTGTCATGATCTTGCTCTATCAAAAAAATGACAAGGTTCAATTTCCCCTTATTGTAAGGCCACAATATCCTGGTGTCCATAGTGGGCAGGTAGCCTTGCCAGGAGGTAAGTACGAAGAAGACGATAAGGATTTGATTTATACTGCTTTGCGTGAAACTCAGGAAGAAATTGGTGTAAGCATGGACGATGTCGAAGTGATAGGTCAGTTGTCAGAATTGTTCGTTCCTCCGAGTAATTTCAATATCCTACCTGTGGTAGGCGTGCTTTCGAAAATTCCTCGATTTGTCCTGGAAGAGAAAGAAGTAGAAGAGCTAGTAATAGCGGATGTCAATGTCTTGAACGACGAAACCAAAAGAAAACAAAAGCAAATGACCTTCTACAGTGGAATCAATGTAGAGGTACCTTATTTTGATATTGAGGATAAGGTCGTATGGGGAGCCACAGCGATGATCCTCAGTGAATTTGCAACCATAATTAACAACATAAACAGTATAAAATGA
- a CDS encoding XRE family transcriptional regulator yields the protein MALNKEYVKLIFGIKLKQLRQNHELSLQQLSDLSGISVSYLNEIEKGKKYPKSEKLIALAEALKVKPTELKSEVLNKKLAPVSRLLHSGILSELPLDLFGLELSRLLDLLSNAPSKLNAFIGTLLEVSRNYDVRVETFYFSVLRSYQEIHENFFPEIEEAAEQFSEEVRLLAGKYIPESEFEDYLTEKYNYKLVSNDFTEHASLSDLRSLMIQEKRRKKLVLNSELSQRQRAFYLAKEVGFNFLKFKQRNTATPWVKIDNFDQVLNDFKASYFASAVLINRKNFLQDLQDFFSNEQWNQNILIDTMRHYNTTPEMVLQRMTNLLPEYFGFHELFFFKFNHRPGTDHYHLGKEMHLSRTNQPRGTTLQEHFCRRWKFITMLDELEEIHKTKPGEIIGGAQIARYIDTGEEFLLLSLAKPFTPTKGMNNSLALGIKLDEKVRNTIKFLGDKAIKTQLVNDTCERCMAQNCKVRASPPYVYERLKKEEERKEILESFNPK from the coding sequence ATGGCATTAAACAAAGAATACGTCAAACTCATCTTTGGAATCAAACTGAAGCAGTTGAGACAAAATCATGAATTGTCGCTTCAGCAATTATCAGACCTTTCGGGAATTTCCGTTTCCTATTTGAATGAGATTGAAAAAGGTAAAAAATATCCAAAGTCAGAAAAACTCATTGCTCTGGCTGAGGCTCTCAAAGTAAAACCTACTGAACTAAAGTCAGAAGTGCTCAATAAAAAATTGGCACCAGTATCTCGACTGTTACATTCTGGCATTCTTTCGGAATTGCCGCTTGACTTGTTTGGATTAGAACTGTCCCGGCTGCTGGACTTGTTGTCCAATGCTCCTTCAAAACTCAACGCCTTTATCGGCACCTTGCTGGAAGTGAGTCGTAATTATGATGTGAGAGTAGAGACGTTCTATTTCTCCGTATTGCGTAGCTATCAGGAGATTCATGAAAACTTCTTCCCGGAGATTGAAGAAGCTGCAGAACAATTTTCCGAAGAAGTAAGACTATTGGCGGGTAAGTATATCCCTGAATCGGAGTTTGAAGATTACCTGACCGAAAAGTACAACTACAAACTCGTCAGCAACGACTTTACTGAACACGCCTCTTTGAGTGACTTACGAAGTCTAATGATTCAAGAGAAGCGAAGAAAAAAATTGGTACTCAATAGTGAATTGAGTCAGCGGCAGAGAGCATTTTATCTGGCCAAAGAAGTGGGTTTCAACTTCCTGAAATTCAAGCAGCGAAACACGGCCACTCCCTGGGTGAAGATTGACAATTTTGATCAGGTACTCAATGATTTCAAAGCGTCTTATTTTGCCTCAGCGGTTTTGATCAATAGAAAAAATTTCCTTCAGGATCTTCAAGACTTTTTCTCTAATGAGCAATGGAATCAAAACATTCTGATTGACACCATGCGCCACTATAATACGACGCCAGAGATGGTTCTTCAGCGCATGACCAATCTACTACCGGAATATTTTGGCTTTCATGAATTATTCTTTTTTAAATTCAACCATAGGCCTGGCACAGATCACTATCACCTAGGCAAAGAGATGCACCTCTCCAGAACCAACCAACCAAGGGGCACGACGTTGCAAGAGCACTTCTGTAGAAGGTGGAAATTTATCACCATGCTGGACGAGTTGGAAGAAATTCACAAGACTAAACCTGGAGAGATCATCGGCGGCGCACAAATCGCTCGATATATAGATACAGGCGAGGAGTTTTTGCTATTGTCGCTAGCCAAACCCTTCACGCCTACCAAGGGGATGAACAACAGCTTGGCACTCGGCATCAAACTTGATGAAAAGGTGCGTAACACCATTAAGTTTCTAGGGGACAAAGCCATTAAGACCCAGCTCGTGAACGACACCTGCGAACGCTGCATGGCACAGAACTGCAAAGTCCGTGCTTCCCCTCCTTATGTTTATGAAAGACTAAAAAAAGAAGAGGAAAGAAAGGAGATTTTGGAAAGCTTTAACCCAAAGTAG
- a CDS encoding methyl-accepting chemotaxis protein, protein MELLTSSEEKAMNLFRGLSGKFLIPYALTLIFGIWTYFTFQNIRELHETKESLQTIQLRVLEIRKHEKDFLARDYKNESFITKGKSKYLSALNERVSQLIEQTDSLRLSHRIESVKIDSMQMLLGNYASAFNTLAEMIREKGFKDHGLEGQLRQAIHEVEDAEFVYDKYYMLMLRRHEKDFFLRKDMKYLGKFEQGIIDFKNHLAQLNGSQSKKQEILVKLGQYQTGFKKVVDIQQKIGLDETDGLHGKLREAIHQFTPYMDDIVASNNKHITAEIAKSSWALVLLFGMILLTGGIVLTYHINKITRNINLIKFNALTLAKGGFPKAHKVNSRDELGQAHEALNVLTKGLKDKSQFAESIGEGNFNAELELLGSDDILGKSLVHMRQNLSTVVYQINHVVASAGERGDLESRIDLSNMIGFWLDLSQSINALLEAFATPIKTMDKIVNAMSKGDLTVRYSEDSNGQIKTLSDNLNTALDNLNEVLSKISQNAEVVNDSTSEMNLSSDEMNRSMNEIATATDQMSQGAQNQVVKVDQSSILVDSILRSIDDMGHRSERIYHSAKHGVNSSTQGVEMVKNVEKNMLNIILLTSKTSETVKTLKDRSKEISGVLRLINEIATQTNLLALNASIEAAQAGDAGRGFAVVAEEIRKLADSSRSSVREIEKLIKDVQDGTSAAAQAIEDMNASVADGEKTSLKAREVFEQMEESSHDTLKLSEEILKATKNRKIEVKEIAKITESIVVIAEQSAAGTEEMAVSATELRSGMKVFRAKSGELSAVASALHDEVSRFTLQSKDHFIDPAHENKNASKVQDVVMFVDL, encoded by the coding sequence GTGGAATTATTAACATCATCTGAGGAGAAGGCTATGAATTTATTTAGAGGCTTGTCGGGAAAATTTCTCATTCCCTATGCACTGACATTGATTTTTGGTATATGGACTTATTTTACTTTCCAGAACATTCGAGAGCTTCATGAGACCAAAGAGTCTTTGCAAACCATCCAACTCCGTGTATTGGAAATTAGGAAGCATGAAAAGGATTTTCTAGCTAGAGACTATAAAAACGAGTCATTCATTACCAAAGGAAAAAGTAAATACCTTTCAGCGCTTAATGAACGAGTCTCTCAACTAATTGAACAAACGGACAGCCTAAGGTTAAGTCACCGAATTGAGTCGGTAAAAATAGATAGCATGCAAATGCTGTTGGGAAATTATGCTTCAGCATTCAATACTTTGGCAGAAATGATCAGAGAAAAAGGATTTAAAGATCATGGTTTGGAGGGACAGCTAAGGCAGGCCATTCATGAGGTGGAGGATGCAGAATTTGTCTATGATAAATATTATATGCTGATGCTTCGTCGGCACGAAAAGGATTTTTTCTTAAGAAAAGACATGAAATACCTGGGTAAGTTCGAACAAGGGATTATTGATTTCAAAAACCATTTGGCTCAATTGAACGGTAGTCAGTCAAAGAAACAGGAGATTTTAGTAAAGCTAGGCCAATACCAAACAGGATTCAAAAAAGTAGTTGACATCCAACAAAAGATAGGGTTAGACGAAACGGACGGATTGCATGGGAAATTGCGTGAGGCTATCCATCAGTTTACTCCATATATGGATGATATCGTGGCTTCCAACAATAAACACATTACCGCTGAGATAGCTAAAAGTTCCTGGGCACTGGTGCTATTGTTTGGTATGATTTTACTCACTGGTGGGATTGTGCTGACTTATCACATCAATAAAATCACGCGAAATATCAATCTGATTAAATTCAATGCGTTGACCTTGGCCAAAGGTGGTTTTCCCAAGGCTCACAAAGTGAACTCACGTGATGAATTGGGGCAGGCGCACGAAGCGCTCAATGTGTTGACCAAAGGTCTGAAGGACAAATCTCAGTTTGCAGAGTCCATTGGTGAAGGTAATTTTAATGCAGAATTGGAGCTGCTAGGGTCTGACGATATTCTGGGTAAAAGTCTGGTGCACATGCGCCAGAACCTTTCTACCGTAGTCTATCAAATCAATCACGTGGTAGCTTCTGCCGGCGAGAGGGGCGACCTCGAAAGCAGAATAGACTTGTCTAATATGATTGGATTTTGGCTTGACTTGAGTCAATCCATCAATGCACTGCTAGAGGCATTTGCCACTCCCATCAAAACGATGGATAAAATAGTGAATGCCATGTCGAAGGGCGATTTGACAGTGAGATACAGTGAAGACAGCAATGGACAGATAAAAACATTGTCAGACAACCTCAATACTGCACTAGATAATCTGAATGAAGTGCTTAGTAAAATATCACAGAATGCCGAAGTGGTCAACGACTCTACCTCAGAAATGAACTTGAGCAGCGATGAGATGAATCGGAGTATGAATGAAATAGCCACAGCTACAGATCAAATGAGTCAGGGTGCACAGAACCAAGTGGTAAAAGTAGACCAATCGTCGATTTTAGTCGATAGCATTTTGCGCTCGATCGACGATATGGGACATCGATCTGAGCGAATTTATCATTCGGCAAAGCATGGTGTCAATAGTAGTACTCAAGGTGTAGAGATGGTCAAGAATGTAGAGAAAAACATGCTCAACATCATCCTACTTACGAGTAAAACTTCTGAAACAGTGAAGACACTAAAAGATCGATCCAAGGAAATTTCCGGCGTGCTAAGACTGATCAACGAAATTGCTACGCAGACAAATCTGCTGGCACTCAATGCCAGCATAGAAGCCGCTCAAGCAGGAGACGCTGGAAGAGGCTTTGCTGTGGTGGCCGAAGAAATTAGAAAACTGGCAGATAGTTCTCGCAGTTCTGTAAGAGAGATAGAAAAGCTCATAAAAGACGTGCAAGATGGTACCAGTGCAGCGGCGCAAGCCATTGAAGATATGAATGCTAGTGTAGCTGACGGAGAAAAAACGTCACTAAAAGCCAGAGAAGTCTTTGAGCAAATGGAAGAGTCGTCCCATGATACTTTGAAACTTTCAGAAGAAATCTTGAAGGCTACCAAAAACCGAAAAATTGAAGTAAAAGAGATCGCTAAGATCACGGAAAGTATCGTGGTGATCGCCGAACAAAGCGCGGCCGGTACTGAAGAAATGGCAGTTTCAGCAACTGAGCTTCGGTCTGGAATGAAAGTCTTTCGCGCTAAGTCGGGTGAGCTTTCTGCAGTGGCTAGTGCACTTCATGATGAGGTGAGTAGATTCACCCTTCAGTCAAAAGACCATTTCATAGACCCTGCCCATGAAAATAAAAATGCATCGAAGGTTCAAGATGTGGTGATGTTTGTAGATCTGTAA
- a CDS encoding MFS transporter produces MRDLLTYKSNPSKRIFQLLLLILAGESIFFLPFVLARVFRPTFLAVFEITNLELGTLFSIYGVIAMISYFFGGLLADRFPSKTLLVTALTTTGLGGIALNFTTSYSGLSWLYAFWGLTTILLFWAALLKTTRILGGQDFQARAFGLLEGGRGLIAAFVGSIAVSILAFYLPADDLPTLAEQQFAFRQVVFFFSGWVILVGILIAIFLKNSSSNSNQTTKRITWHEFKLVMRKSIIWYQAVIIICAYTGYKVTDDFSLLASDVLGFSDVASAQVGAMALWMRMITAIAAGFLADRIGQSSKVISWGFGIMIVSGVVIGSGLLPNQPTFFYLLSITTTCLGVYAVRGLYFSLVQEAHIPLAISGTAIGFISVIGFTPDIFMGPLMGYLLDEYPGALGHQMVFLALAGFAFIGLLATHQFRKVKSY; encoded by the coding sequence ATGCGAGACCTTCTTACTTATAAGTCTAATCCTTCGAAGAGAATTTTTCAGCTGCTATTGTTGATTTTAGCCGGCGAATCCATTTTCTTTTTACCCTTCGTTTTGGCTCGTGTATTCCGCCCCACCTTTTTAGCCGTTTTTGAAATCACTAATCTGGAATTGGGTACATTATTCTCCATTTACGGAGTGATTGCGATGATTTCTTACTTTTTTGGCGGTCTACTGGCAGATCGTTTTCCTTCTAAGACACTGTTGGTCACGGCACTCACAACTACTGGTCTGGGTGGCATAGCACTGAATTTTACCACCTCTTATTCGGGGCTATCCTGGCTCTACGCCTTTTGGGGATTAACCACCATTTTACTCTTTTGGGCGGCGCTCTTGAAAACCACAAGAATTCTAGGCGGGCAAGATTTTCAAGCCAGAGCATTTGGGCTACTGGAAGGAGGAAGAGGACTCATAGCGGCATTCGTTGGCTCTATAGCTGTGAGTATTTTAGCCTTTTATCTTCCTGCTGATGATTTGCCAACTTTAGCTGAGCAACAATTTGCCTTTCGACAAGTCGTGTTTTTCTTTTCTGGTTGGGTGATTTTAGTAGGAATTCTAATTGCCATTTTCCTGAAAAACTCCTCTTCCAATTCTAACCAAACGACAAAGCGCATCACTTGGCATGAGTTCAAATTGGTAATGCGTAAGTCAATAATTTGGTATCAAGCGGTTATTATTATTTGTGCCTACACGGGCTACAAAGTGACTGATGATTTTTCCTTGCTGGCCAGTGATGTGTTGGGATTCTCTGATGTTGCCTCCGCTCAAGTGGGAGCTATGGCACTTTGGATGCGCATGATTACCGCTATTGCCGCAGGTTTTCTGGCAGATCGAATAGGTCAATCATCTAAAGTAATTTCCTGGGGATTTGGTATCATGATAGTTAGTGGAGTGGTGATAGGTTCTGGATTACTACCCAATCAACCTACATTTTTCTATCTTTTGTCCATTACAACTACATGCTTGGGGGTATATGCTGTTCGAGGGTTATATTTTTCCTTAGTTCAAGAGGCTCACATTCCACTAGCAATCTCTGGCACCGCTATCGGCTTCATATCTGTAATAGGGTTTACCCCAGACATTTTCATGGGTCCTTTGATGGGTTATTTACTTGATGAATATCCAGGTGCACTGGGTCATCAAATGGTGTTTTTGGCCTTGGCTGGTTTTGCTTTTATTGGCCTTTTAGCTACGCATCAATTCAGAAAAGTCAAATCCTATTAA
- a CDS encoding acyl-CoA desaturase: MRKAVVRFDRSIEVDFVSELKERVNQYFLDKKISKFADTNMQLKTAFMLGLYFIPFMILVSGMIQSFWMMLLLWSVMGLGMCGIGLSIMHDANHGAYSKKKSVNSWLGYLLNVIGSYHITWKIQHNVLHHSSTNVHEYDEDLNNQILRFSPNQPRRNINKYQAYYAPFLYGLLSLYKTFSKDFEQISRFNKNNLLSGQGVTLNGAVLQITLNKIIYLGATLALPMLILSMPWWQVLIGFLIMHFICGIILALIFQSAHVLDKTLFYQADENGSIDNCWAIHQMNTTANFAKKGRLFSWLIGGLNYQIEHHLFPNICHVHYESISDIVRGTAQDFDIQYNEFPTFFDAIKSHFRMLHILGKAV; encoded by the coding sequence ATGAGGAAAGCAGTTGTGAGGTTTGATAGGTCCATAGAAGTGGATTTTGTGAGTGAATTGAAGGAGCGAGTCAATCAGTATTTTTTGGATAAAAAAATCTCAAAATTTGCCGATACCAATATGCAGTTAAAAACTGCTTTCATGCTTGGGTTGTATTTTATTCCTTTCATGATACTCGTTTCCGGTATGATCCAATCATTTTGGATGATGCTGTTGCTATGGAGTGTTATGGGTTTAGGTATGTGTGGGATTGGATTGTCCATCATGCACGACGCCAATCATGGAGCCTATTCTAAGAAGAAGTCTGTAAATAGTTGGTTAGGGTATTTGCTCAATGTGATTGGCTCTTATCATATTACCTGGAAAATTCAGCACAATGTGTTGCACCATTCGTCCACGAATGTGCACGAATATGACGAAGATTTGAATAACCAGATTTTAAGGTTTTCACCGAATCAACCAAGAAGAAATATCAATAAATACCAAGCCTATTATGCTCCGTTTTTGTATGGATTACTTTCTTTATATAAGACTTTCAGCAAGGATTTTGAGCAAATATCAAGATTCAATAAAAACAATCTACTTTCAGGTCAAGGGGTGACGTTAAATGGAGCGGTGCTTCAAATTACGTTGAATAAGATCATTTATTTGGGGGCTACTTTGGCTTTACCCATGTTGATCTTGAGTATGCCCTGGTGGCAAGTATTGATTGGCTTTCTTATCATGCACTTTATTTGCGGGATTATCCTTGCCTTGATTTTTCAGTCAGCTCATGTATTAGACAAAACATTGTTTTATCAAGCTGATGAAAATGGAAGTATAGATAATTGCTGGGCTATTCATCAAATGAATACGACCGCCAACTTTGCTAAGAAAGGGAGACTTTTTTCCTGGTTGATTGGGGGATTGAATTATCAGATTGAGCATCATCTGTTTCCTAATATTTGCCATGTACATTATGAAAGTATCTCAGATATTGTGCGTGGTACGGCTCAAGATTTTGATATTCAATACAATGAATTCCCTACTTTCTTCGATGCAATTAAAAGTCATTTTAGAATGCTACACATACTGGGAAAAGCGGTTTAA